The Pyrus communis chromosome 2, drPyrComm1.1, whole genome shotgun sequence genome includes a window with the following:
- the LOC137724511 gene encoding probable LRR receptor-like serine/threonine-protein kinase At1g56130, translated as MSALTHLSIRVNSFSGPIPKELGNLKELTVLDIGPNNFSGTLPPEFGNLVKLKELYMDSCGLSGEIPSTFAKLTNVQTLWASNSPFSGKIPDFIGNWTQLADLHLQGSSFEGPIPTSFSQLLALKTLRISDIYNGSSSLDFIKNLKSLTKLKLRNALITGTIPSDIGEYRILQILDLSFNNLTGQLPSLLFSLSSLTSLFLGNNSLSGPLPSQKSNQLQTIDLSYNFLSGSFPQWVTTVSQLNLVVNNFTFDSSNITLPGLNCLQRNFPCNRNAPRYANFSIKCGGKQMTGSDGILYETEDSALGPATFNVTSTEKWAVSNAGLFSTYRKNASFLVNTLAQVTGTDVTPELFQTSRVSPGSLRYYGLGLENGPYTVTLHFAETVYESRTLQTWKSLGRRVFDIYIQGTRRTKDFDISKEASGVNRAVVRKFNVSVSENYLEIHLFWAGKGTCCILDRSDYGPLIAAVHAASDFTPTVSGLPPTTPRKKSRTGLIVGIAVPAGVVSLLLISAILYMRRKKSEKEDDEDILGLGPRPYTFSYAELRAATEDFNPSNKLGEGGYGPVYKGTLSDGRVVAVKQLSVASHQGKSQFVSEIVSISAVQHRSLVKLYGCCIEGSHHILVYEYLENKSLDQALFGTSNLHLDWPTRFNILLGTARGLAYLHEESRPRVVHRDVKASNILLDAELSPKISDFGLAKLYDDKKTHISTRVAGTIGYLAPEYALFGHLTEKADVFGFGVVVLEILSGRPNSYHNLEPEKIYLLEWVWTLHENDQTLGLVDPRLTEFDKTEATRLIRAALLCTQASPMTRPSMSRVVAMLSGDINIGTVMSKPSYLTDYDFKDVTTLSTGNFLMKDDTPSTASKHSNVHLNYQPKGSNASGANTPGVDPTPSPVNVT; from the exons ATGTCTGCATTGACTCACTT GTCAATTAGGGTCAATTCATTCTCTGGGCCCATCCCCAAGGAGCTTGGAAACCTTAAGGAGCTAACTGTGCT GGACATCGGACCAAATAATTTCTCTGGAACACTCCCTCCAGAATTTGGTAATTTAGTCAAGCTCAAGGAACT ttACATGGACAGCTGTGGACTCAGTGGTGAAATTCCTTCAACATTTGCCAAGCTCACCAACGTGCAAACCCT CTGGGCATCGAACAGTCCTTTCTCAGGAAAGATACCTGATTTCATAGGGAATTGGACGCAACTCGCTGATTT GCATTTACAAGGGAGCTCTTTCGAAGGCCCAATACCAACCAGCTTTTCTCAACTGTTAGCATTGAAAACTCT GCGAATCAGTGATATATACAATGGGAGCTCTTCTCTTGATTTcataaaaaatctgaaaagctTGACTAAACT AAAACTACGAAACGCATTAATCACTGGTACCATCCCATCTGATATTGGAGAATATCGAATTCTACAGATACT GGATCTGAGTTTCAACAATTTGACAGGCCAACTCCCAAGTCTTTTATTCAGCTTGAGTTCTCTTACATCCTT GTTTCTTGGAAACAATAGTCTATCCGGACCTCTTCCGAGCCAAAAGAGCAATCAACTTCAGACTAT AGATTTGTCTTACAATTTTTTATCAGGAAGCTTTCCCCAGTGGGTGACCACAGTATCGCAACT GAACTTAGTGGTCAACAACTTCACATTTGACAGTTCAAACATAAC TCTTCCTGGATTGAATTGCCTCCAGAGAAATTTTCCATGCAATCGAAATGCCCCACGAT ATGCAAACTTCTCAATCAAGTGTGGTGGAAAACAAATGACGGGAAGTGATGGCATATTGTATGAGACTGAAGACTCAGCTCTTGGCCCAGCAACGTTCAATGTAACCAGTACAGAGAAATGGGCTGTCAGCAATGCCGGTTTGTTTTCTACATACAGAAAGAACGCATCGTTTCTAGTGAATACCCTTGCACAAGTCACCGGAACAGATGTGACCCCGGAGCTTTTCCAGACTTCAAGAGTGTCCCCAGGATCACTGAGATACTATGGCCTGGGCCTTGAGAATGGGCCCTACACTGTAACATTGCACTTTGCAGAGACGGTTTATGAAAGTCGCACTTTGCAAACTTGGAAAAGTCTAGGACGGCGTGTATTTGATATCTATATTCAG GGTACTCGCAGGACGAAGGACTTTGACATATCGAAGGAGGCAAGTGGTGTTAACCGAGCAGTTGTGAGAAAGTTTAATGTTAGCGTGTCAGAGAATTATCTTGAAATTCATTTGTTCTGGGCTGGTAAAGGGACTTGTTGCATACTCGATCGTAGTGATTACGGACCACTAATAGCAGCTGTCCATGCTGCTTCAG ATTTTACACCAACAGTTTCAGGGCTTCCACCAACTACTCCAAGAAAGAAGAGTAGGACTGGGTTGATAGTTGGTATTGCAGTTCCCGCTGGAGTTGTGAGCTTGCTATTAATATCTGCGATTCTATATATGAGGaggaaaaaatcagaaaaagagGACGATGAAG ATATTCTAGGATTAGGCCCCCGACCATATACTTTCAGTTATGCTGAATTGAGAGCTGCAACTGAAGATTTTAATCCTTCAAATAAGCTAGGAGAGGGAGGATATGGCCCCGTTTATAAG GGTACACTTTCTGATGGTAGAGTAGTGGCTGTGAAGCAACTTTCAGTAGCATCTCACCAAGGGAAGAGTCAATTTGTATCTGAAATTGTTTCCATATCTGCTGTGCAACATCGGAGTCTAGTGAAATTGTATGGATGCTGCATCGAAGGCAGCCACCACATTTTGGTTTATGAGTATCTTGAAAACAAAAGCCTTGATCAGGCACTTTTTG GAACAAGTAACTTGCACCTTGACTGGCCTACTCGATTCAATATATTGTTGGGAACAGCAAGAGGACTTGCGTACCTTCATGAGGAGTCAAGGCCAAGGGTTGTACATCGAGATGTCAAAGCCAGTAATATTTTGCTCGATGCAGAACTCTCCccaaaaatatcagattttggaTTGGCAAAGCTTTATGATGACAAGAAAACCCACATCAGCACCCGGGTTGCAGGGACAAT AGGCTATTTGGCACCAGAGTATGCATTGTTTGGACATTTGACAGAGAAGGCCGATGTGTTTGGTTTTGGAGTCGTTGTTTTGGAGATCCTCAGCGGGAGACCAAACTCTTACCATAACTTGGAACCAGAAAAGATTTATCTTCTTGAATGG GTATGGACTCTACATGAAAACGACCAAACTCTCGGGCTGGTGGATCCCAGATTGACAGAGTTTGACAAAACTGAAGCGACTAGACTGATAAGAGCAGCTCTCCTGTGCACGCAGGCATCACCGATGACGAGGCCATCTATGTCACGCGTGGTGGCAATGCTCTCTGGAGATATTAACATAGGCACTGTCATGTCAAAGCCGAGCTATTTGACAGATTATGATTTTAAAGATGTAACGACATTGTCAACAGGTAACTTTTTGATGAAGGATGATACCCCATCAACTGCTTCCAAGCATAGTAATGTTCACCTCAACTATCAACCCAAAGGCAGCAATGCAAGTGGTGCTAACACCCCCGGGGTTGACCCTACGCCTTCTCCTGTAAATGTCACTTAG
- the LOC137724648 gene encoding uncharacterized protein, translating into MPRGERCIVDCVYLGCPVIVENVVMPADLILLDIVDFDVILGTDWLHFNRANIDCYGKIVMFHRPGLPVVTFVGEQSGVRHDVILALRAKRLLSKGCQGYLAHVVLDEAAPSRVEDVRVVRHFPDVFPEDLPGLPPDRDMEFTIELLPGTNPISLTPYRMAPAELRELKVQLQELVDKGFIQPSTSPWGALVLFVRKKDGTLRLCIDYRQLNRVTIKNRYPLPRIDDLFDQLRGACVFSKIDLRSGYYQLKISMDDVPKTAFRTRYGHYEFLVMPFGLTNAPAAFMDLMNRVFQPYLDRFVIVFIDDILMYSKSKAEHVRHLTLGVLVDPQKVAAVENWEQPRTVIEVRSFLGLAGYYRRFVKDFSVITLPLTRLTRKDVKFEWDDKCEQSFQQLKYCLTHAPVLALPDDNGDFEVYSDAFLNGLGCVLMQHGRKDLNLCQQRWLELLSDYDCTIDYHPGRANVVADALSRKSQGRINALYASHIPLLADLRSTGVRLEAEDRDVALLANFQVRPILVDRVLEAQVADRETQELIQAREQGRRRDLRVRESDGMLMQEGIMFVPNNLDLKKEILDEAHISAYAMHPGATKMKLWAAQDMQKSLADRHATDRVYEVGDWVFLKLSPWRGVVRFGKKGKLSPRYIGPYMVTERVGEVAYRLELPPELARVHNVFHVSMIRHYVADPSHVIPHQPLEINPDLTYDEEPVTILDWKEKTNDQSNLAKVTNLTLSVVSKFSPILCINTSFHNSQTGMHREKRKKKKEDGEGVVDSLPDAGQGLYLITEQTDMKYFWKLQKYLLISTLLLRKHTYLRIVAGSWMVLRGKAHLKFTGRTRDEADSNGMVKVKEKDAKSKASELLSRRKAIHMANKCFKSDIEKFHHHKDHDHDHHDDYCLEITQAATSLPTIVDHHMLFENIARKAFPPESCLREGDEGWEPANWWGYRAEYKREQLAAANEIDPGDAVLLPHDILRYIKYPELEQEADVKWKKMVVVYSKQGKLKNSLAV; encoded by the exons atgcctagaggggagagatgtatagtagattgtgtgtacctaggatgtccagtgatagtagagaATGTGgttatgccagctgatcttatcctgttagatattgttgactttgatgtgattctgggcacagattggttgcatttcaatcgtgccaatattgattgttacgggaaaatagttatGTTTCAtcgtcctggactacctgtggttacttttgtgggcgagcagagtggggtgagacatgacGTTATTTTAGCTTTGCGAGCGAaaaggttgttgtctaaaggttgccaggggtacctagctcatgtggtgttggatgAAGCCGCTCCTAgtagagttgaggatgtgagagtagTCAGGCACTTTCCCGATGTtttccccgaggatttacctggtttaccaccAGACCGAGACATGGAGTTTACTAtcgagttgcttccaggtactaatcctatttccttgactccttatcgtatggctcccgctgagttaagggaattgaaagttcaattgcaggaattagtggataagggtttcattcagcctagtacttcaccttggggtgCTCTAgtattgtttgtgaggaagaaagacggaaccttgaggctatgtattgattacaggcaattgaatcgggtgacgattaaaaaccgttatccgttgccaCGTATTGATGACTTGTTTGACCAacttcgaggtgcttgtgtattctccaagattgacttgaggtctgggtattatcagctgaagattagtatgGATGACGTTCCTAAGACAGcattcaggactcgttatggtcattacgagttcctggttatgccatttgggttgacgaatgcaccagctgcatttatggatttgatgaatcggGTGTTCCAGCcctatttggataggtttgttattgttttcatcgacGACATTCTGATGTATTCTAAATCGaaggcggagcatgttcgacatcttactctG GGTGTTTTggtggaccctcagaaggttgcagcagTGGAGaattgggagcaaccgcgaaccgtcatagaggtgaggagtttccttggtttggcagggtattatcggcggtttgttaaggatttttctgtgattACTTTACCATTGACGAGATTAACGAGGAAAGACGTTAAATtcgagtgggatgataagtgtgagcagagtttccagcagttgaagtattgtctcactcatgcacctgttttggcacttccGGACGATaatggtgatttcgaggtttatagtgatgcttttttaaatggtctgggatgtgtgttgatgcagcatggtagg AAAGATCTTAATCTTTGTCAAcagaggtggttggagttgctcagtgattatgattgcacgattgattatcatcctggtcgtgcaaatgtagttgctgatgcacttagcagaaaGTCTCAGGGCCGCATTAATGCGTTGTATGCGAGTCATATTCCTCTTCTGGCAGATTTACGTTCTACGGGAGTGAGGTtggaagcagaagatcgagatgtggctttacttgctaattttcaagttaggccaattttggTTGATCGTgtgcttgaagctcaagtagctgatcgggagactcaagaactaattcaagctcgagagcaaggaaggaggagagacctcagagttcgtgaatcGGATGGCATGTTAATGCAAGAGGGTATaatgtttgtgcctaataatttggatttgaaGAAGGAGATTctagatgaagcacatatctcggcttacgccatgcatccaggagctactaaaat gaagctttgg gcAGCCCAGGACATgcagaagagtttagcagatcggcatgctacggatagagtgtatgaggttggagattgggtatttctgaagctttcccCGTGGAGAGGAgttgtgcggttcggaaagaagggtaagttgagtcccaggtacattggaccatacatggtcaccgagcgagttggtgaggtagcttacaggttggagttgcctccggagttggctagagtgcataacgtGTTCCACGTGTCTATGattcgacattatgttgctgatccgtctcatgtgatacctcatcaacccttggaaattaatccagatttgacttatgatgaggagcCAGTGACGATattagattggaaagaaaag actaatgaccagagcaacctagcgaaggtcacaaacttgacactttctgttgtatcAAAGttctcgccgattttgtgcatcaacacaTCTTTTCACA ATAGTCAAACTGGAATGCACAGGGAGAAgcggaagaagaaaaaagaagatggAGAGGGGGTGGTTGATAGCCTACCTGATGCTGGTCAAG GATTGTACCTAATAACAGAGCAAACAGACATGAAATATTTCTGGAAGTTGCAGAAGTACTTACTGATCTCAACCTTATTGTTACGAAAGCATACATATCTTCGGATAGTGGCTGGTTCATGGATG GTTCTACGGGGCAAAGCTCACTTGAAATTTACTGGGAGGACGAGGGATGAGGCGGATTCAAACGGAATGGTGAAGGTCAAGGAAAAGGATGCCAAGTCAAAGGCAAGCGAATTGTTGTCGAGGAGGAAGGCGATCCACATGGCCAACAAG TGCTTCAAATCTGATATTGAAAAATTTCATCATCACAAGGACCATGACCATGACCATCATGATGATTACTGCTTGGAGATTACCCAAGCGGCTACCTCTTTGCCTACCATCGTTGATCATCATATGTTGTTCGAAAACATTGCAAGGAAGGCTTTCCCGCCAGAATCATGCCTCCGAGAAGGGGATG AAGGCTGGGAACCTGCCAACTGGTGGGGTTATAGAGCGGAGTACAAACGAGAGCAACTGGCTGCAGCCAATGAGATTGATCCTGGCGATGCCGTGCTGCTTCCGCATGACATATTACGCTATATCAAGTATCCTGAGCTCGAGCAGGAGGCTGATGTTAAGTGGAAGAAAATGGTGGTGGTCTACTCAAAGCAGGGGAAGCTGAAGAATTCGTTGGCTGTGTGA